One genomic segment of Methanothermococcus okinawensis IH1 includes these proteins:
- a CDS encoding MarR family transcriptional regulator → MSNYKFKGVLLVFLVLFGVFNVANAIKFESYNITCNIDQDNKVHEIIFLDIYNNNSKDIDDITYIIPQNAYNLKVYSDRGIGSFSKNQNEGSTEIITKLKNPIKKGERGYLKIVFDSDIVWDKGTKKLLSISVPAVDSNFSMVIKLPPGAAVVSPAEGLLSITPQDYIIDTDGKQIFIKWKRKLSESEKYFTATVSYTILSSSYNQTTPSTSYTNNIYYNILIVILILLAGALLYGIIYEKKKNTAKTKYITELSIKKEELVDELNNLKSKIGILESENNIKDDHIKELMDKNKELNNKLDELILKINKLEMEIKDKEDIIKKLKDINNELSNNIDYYKNEISTLNSKIDELNELYNKEMEEIDELNKYSENIISEKEKTITKLKNKINEYEQTILNLKNTLNEYEKTKGEMLMSILTEEEKMIIKLIREYKEITQKEIVELTGLTKPKVSRIVSDLEGRGIIKKVKIGRINKLTLSDELDGWLN, encoded by the coding sequence ATGAGTAATTACAAATTTAAAGGGGTATTGTTGGTATTTCTGGTTTTATTTGGGGTTTTTAACGTAGCTAATGCTATAAAATTTGAAAGTTATAACATTACATGCAATATTGACCAAGATAATAAAGTTCATGAAATAATATTTTTGGATATATACAACAACAACTCCAAGGATATAGATGATATTACCTATATAATCCCACAGAATGCCTACAATTTAAAGGTATATTCTGACAGAGGTATAGGCTCATTCTCAAAAAATCAGAACGAAGGTTCTACTGAGATTATCACTAAATTAAAAAATCCAATAAAAAAAGGAGAAAGAGGTTATTTAAAAATAGTATTTGATAGCGATATCGTTTGGGACAAAGGCACTAAAAAATTATTATCTATAAGTGTTCCAGCAGTGGATTCAAATTTTAGTATGGTCATAAAATTACCACCCGGAGCTGCGGTGGTATCTCCTGCTGAGGGACTTTTGAGTATTACTCCACAGGACTATATTATCGATACCGATGGAAAGCAGATTTTCATAAAATGGAAAAGAAAATTAAGCGAAAGTGAAAAATATTTTACAGCAACTGTATCCTATACAATACTGAGCTCATCCTATAATCAAACTACTCCTTCTACTAGTTATACAAACAATATTTATTACAACATATTAATTGTAATACTTATATTATTAGCCGGGGCTCTTCTATACGGAATTATATATGAAAAGAAAAAAAATACTGCTAAAACCAAATATATCACTGAATTGAGTATTAAAAAAGAAGAGTTAGTGGATGAATTAAATAATTTAAAAAGTAAAATTGGCATTTTAGAATCCGAGAATAATATTAAAGATGACCATATTAAAGAACTAATGGATAAAAATAAAGAATTAAATAATAAATTAGATGAATTAATATTAAAAATAAATAAATTAGAAATGGAGATAAAGGATAAAGAAGATATCATTAAAAAACTTAAAGATATAAACAACGAACTATCAAATAATATAGACTATTATAAAAATGAAATAAGCACTTTAAATTCAAAAATAGATGAACTAAATGAACTTTATAATAAAGAAATGGAAGAAATTGATGAATTAAACAAATACAGTGAAAATATAATATCTGAAAAAGAAAAAACTATAACAAAATTAAAAAATAAAATAAACGAATATGAACAAACAATACTTAATTTAAAAAATACTCTAAATGAATATGAAAAAACCAAAGGCGAAATGTTAATGAGTATATTAACAGAAGAAGAAAAAATGATAATAAAACTGATAAGGGAATATAAAGAGATTACTCAGAAGGAAATTGTAGAGCTCACTGGATTAACAAAGCCTAAGGTTTCGAGAATAGTTTCTGATTTAGAAGGTCGAGGTATAATTAAAAAGGTTAAAATTGGTAGAATAAATAAATTAACACTCTCGGATGAATTAGATGGGTGGTTAAATTGA
- a CDS encoding methionine synthase, whose translation MIKTVVGSYPVVIKEPESFLEKIKDKLGLFDKYKYAIEKAVMDQLNAGIDILSDGQVRGDMVEIFVSNLYGFEGKKVVNKIEYTQPITLKDIKFANAILNRNMGKNKNTKNNYKNNKHKRKSIKGILTGPCTIASSIRVENYYSDNKDESLIYDLANALKKEAEAIQNHVSMIQIDEPILSTGMYELDTAKRAIKRITENLKVPVAMHVCGNVSNIFEELNTFNIDILDHEFASNRKNLDILEFIDRKVGFGCINTKLKSVESVDEVKDLLNEGLEILNNNKSFIGLKGTTLDKLNNYVIIDPDCGMRLLPLDVAYNKLKNMVIASEEFENEVEMKK comes from the coding sequence ATGATAAAAACGGTTGTTGGTAGTTATCCAGTGGTAATTAAAGAGCCAGAAAGTTTTTTAGAAAAAATTAAAGATAAACTTGGATTGTTTGATAAATATAAATATGCCATAGAAAAGGCAGTAATGGACCAATTAAATGCTGGAATAGATATATTAAGTGATGGACAGGTAAGAGGAGACATGGTTGAGATATTCGTTAGCAACCTATATGGATTTGAGGGAAAAAAGGTGGTAAATAAAATTGAATATACTCAACCTATTACTTTAAAAGATATAAAATTTGCAAATGCTATTTTAAACAGAAATATGGGAAAAAATAAAAATACTAAAAACAACTATAAAAATAATAAACATAAGAGGAAGAGTATTAAAGGCATATTAACAGGACCTTGCACAATTGCATCATCTATAAGGGTGGAAAATTATTATTCAGATAATAAAGACGAATCATTGATATACGATTTAGCAAATGCGTTAAAAAAGGAGGCAGAAGCAATTCAAAATCATGTATCTATGATACAGATAGATGAACCAATATTATCTACGGGTATGTACGAGTTAGACACTGCAAAAAGGGCGATTAAAAGAATTACAGAAAATTTAAAGGTTCCTGTTGCCATGCATGTATGTGGGAATGTATCGAATATATTTGAAGAGTTGAATACATTTAATATAGATATTTTAGACCATGAATTTGCTTCTAATAGAAAAAATTTAGATATTCTTGAATTTATTGATAGAAAAGTTGGTTTTGGATGTATAAATACAAAATTAAAATCTGTTGAATCGGTGGATGAGGTAAAGGATTTGCTTAATGAAGGTTTGGAAATATTAAACAATAACAAATCATTTATTGGATTAAAGGGAACTACACTTGACAAATTAAACAATTATGTAATAATAGACCCAGACTGCGGTATGAGGCTTTTACCATTGGATGTTGCCTATAATAAATTAAAAAATATGGTAATTGCATCCGAAGAGTTTGAAAATGAAGTAGAGATGAAGAAGTAA